The Cervus elaphus chromosome 20, mCerEla1.1, whole genome shotgun sequence genomic interval GACTTATAGCAAAAGGAGTTTACTCTCTCTTGGGTCGACGTTCAAAATCAAGTTGTCAGCAGAGACCACTGCCCTTGAAAACTCTCGACAAACATTCTTCCTTGCTTCTTCCTGGGGGCTCCTGGCGTTTTTGGCCTTCCTTCCCCTGTTGCTGCATCCTTGCAATCTCGTCCAGTCTTTACATGCCCTTTGTCCTTGTGTCTTTGTGTCTCCATATCGTTTCCTCTTCCTTTAAAGACCCCAGGCATTGGTCTTAGGGCCTACCTCATCCAGCATGGCCTCATGCTAGCCAATTCGTTTGGAAATAAGATCATACTCTGGTTTTCTgggtagacattattttttttgGAGGGAGACACTTTTCCCCTTATTACAGTGATATTCTGTGTGTCTCAAGGGAATTTATATTGTGCAGTTGCTGAGTGTTTTTGACTGTTTGTGCTGAGGAGGTTCAATTAGTTAATATTTTAGATCCAACATATTATTCTAATTTTCCCCTTGTTTTATCAATTACTGGGAGATGAATGACAAAATATACACTATTATTTGgatgtatatatttcatttttaaattaatttcattggagtacagttgttttacaatgtttcattaatttctactgaacagcaaagtgaaccagctatacatacacatatattccactctttggatttccttcccattcaggctACCACAGTATATTGAGTCCAGTCCCCTGAGATATATAGTAGCTTCTCAttaattgtctattttatacatagtattaatAGTGTACGTGTGTCAATCCCAATTATTTGGATGTATGTATTAATTTAAATTCTGTCAgcctttacttttaattttttattttttagtctttaCTTTTATAAGTCCTTTTTTAGTtgtataaaaattgaaaaacttcCCAGTATCAGTTGGGTAAAACAATTATGAAAGgcttctttataaaaaaaaactttttcttctgACATCTACTTTGTCAAAATAATTACTGAGCCTCACCAGCCTTGTTTTTCATAGGATGTTCCTAATATGACTGTCTCCTGCTTTTTGCTTTCatactttctgtatttttctaataatcaCATATCACCTTCAGacagtgaggaatctgcctgcaatgcaggagactcaggtttgatccctgggtcaggaagatccccgggaggagggaatggcaacccaccctagcattcttgcttgggcaatcccatgaacagagaagcctggtgagctacagtccatggggtcacaaagagtcagacatgactggactaTTAACACTCTCATTTCACTCTGGATTTCTCACCAGGATTACAATAATTTAGTGTATGTGTTTAAGCTGATTCAGCATATATATTTAAGTCTTCATTGAGTGTCAGGCTGCACTGAAGACAGGACAATATTTCTGTGCATCTAATGATAACAGATGCATAGAAAGTGCCGTGGTGGGAGCACGGGCACAGATTCCTCACTCATCGGTTTTCCTCAAAACAAcaagtgggggtggggcagaggagggggaTGGGCATGGGCCAACAGGTCCCACCTGCTGCCCGGAGGACACCTCTCCAAGGAGGGCCCCTGGGTCCCTCTaagttctcttccttctctcctgttgGCCCCCAGCGCTTCCTGAGGGGTTTCAGGctccttgcctcctctgtctTGAATTGAGGGGAATCAGAGCAAGATTGGCCACTGGAGGGCAGCTTCCTGGCACCCAGGGAGCTGGGAGTCCCAGGGCACTCAGAGCCCAAGTCTCACCTAATTGGCCATTTGAGGCCTCTATTCCCATCTAGCTCAGATAGATACATCTGCCCCAGCAAAGAGACCCTGAAGTGCAGGTTGCAGGACATACTACCCAAACACAGGACCGGATCTAAAGGAGCAAGCGAACTGAATCCTCCCAGCCCTTACTTGTTCTAAGACCCAGGAGCTTCCTACCACAAGATCATGGACCCTGGACAGACCCTCACTGGGCACACAGGAGTCCTCCGCTAACCCCTCCCCGCTTCACTTCCCTGCAGAGGAGGCCAGAGCTGAACAGGGTGGAGGGTGCTCCACGTCGTTATCACCAGCACAGACCTGGGGCAGGAGTCCCGTCCTCCCCAGGAGCACAGGGTCCTGGGTGAGCCACGACCCCCGTGACATCACAGGAGCACTGCGGTCATCACTCAGCAGTGGGGTCAGCATCACCGACAGGTGAGTCCTGGGAGCCTGGACCCTAATCAACACggcccccctccacccctgctgTGCCGCACAGGGTCATCGAGGGCAGCCGGTCTGAACTTTAAAGAGAATAGACGTAATCAGTGGGTCTCTTTTAAATGTGGGGTTTAATTCAGTGCCCAAGGCTCTGCTTTTCTGACAAGCTCCAGGCTCTGCTGGATGCTATAGGTCCCCAGACCACATGTGAGATCAGCTTTACAAAGAAGGATTCAGCCATAGTTAATACAAATTGAGACTTGCAGATAACAACTGAATTTTTTGCTTTACTAGGCAAGAATTTCTCAGGCTCAATTCACACAGGTTTACTAAAGCCACTGAAGTAGCCTCACTGGGTCATCTCAACAAGCCAAAGGAATGTgtgaatttgttttttataaagaaaactggtAGCTTGGCTTCCTAGAAGAAAAGCCAGTCACTCCTCTGGGGATCCTCAGGCACCCTAGGGGTCACTGTTGTGATGACCCAAAGCCCCTGATGTGGACAAATTGTCCTGGAAAACAGTCACAAACATGAAGCTAGGAATCCCAAGGACGTAAGAGCGAGGCCAGCCAACCTGAGATTGGGGAAGACGGTCACCCTGGTCACATTTGACAGGATTATCTTTGCGAGGACCTGGGTGAGCAGAGGTGGACAGCTAGGTCATGGCTACCTCAGTTGTGAGCATAGGGGCATAGGACCTAGCTGGATACCAGGGTGTGCAGCCGATGTGTGTAGGGCGGACCCTCAGCTCCACCCTGAACACCAGCTCCAGCCCTGAATTTGGGGGGGATCTGCCTGGGCATCCAGGTCAGACTGTCCTCCTTTGTTGTCATGTGAGGGTTGGGGTCAAATAGCCCAGGAGAGGAAAGCTGGACAAGCTCCATAGTCATCAACCACTCCTTTGTTCGAAAGTATAGAATTTTTCAGGGCACCTTCTAAGAAAACTTCAACGGAAGTTCCTGAGAAAGAACGTGCGGGTCACCACTTCTCCAGAGGAACCACTGACCACCCAGCTTCTGCTTGCACATCCCCTCTCCTTCCAAAGTAAGCCAGCTTGTGACACTATAGATCTGACCTCTAGACCACATGGGCTCCGCTCTGAAATACACTTTCTTACTAATCCTCATCTACACTGTGGGAGACGCTCCAGCTCCAGGCTCTCCATCCTTCACCACTCCTCCCTCTTCAGGCTGCATCTCCCCTGATAATTTCTCTGGCCATCACAGAGGGGGCCTCCATGTGCCATCAGAGTGTGGTGGTCAGCCCTGCCCAGGGCAGAGAAGGGAGGTCTGGGCCATGACAGGGACAGGAAGCAGCACCCAGCAGGAGGACCCAGACGCTGAGCAGATGTGACTGTGTTGGAGGCTCCCACTGCTCCAAGCAGTCACCCCACGGGGTGTTGCAGAAGAGCCAGGGGCATGGAAGTAATGACAGGAGAAGACACGCCCATCTCCTGAATGTGTCACAGTCCCTGTCCTGCTGCTTCTCAGACTGTGGAGCTGGGTtatttcctttccaaatttgtcCAACACTAGAGGTCCCCCGAGATCCTCAATGATGCACAGTGCTCTGGGGACAGAATGATAGTGTAGTCCAGGTTCCAGACACTTATGCTGAGATAGGGCTCAGGGTCTGCAagacaaaatgacaaaaattcgCCCGATCATTGCTAGTTCCTGCTCTCCTTCCAACTTGGCCTTCCACTTGGGCAGGAAGCACTCGGTAAACATTTCCAAAATTTGCGAATGGGTTAACAAGGAAAGAAAGTGCACGATTAGATCATTGTGGGAGGAGAGGTAATGACACAACTCAGGAGCATCCCCTTGGGGGTGGAAAGCATGTATTGAGAGAAGGCACAGGGGCTGTAACACTCCTCACACTGAAGGTCATGAACTCTGCAAAGATCCTGACATGCCCCCACCCCACAATGACAGCAGCTCAGAGTCTCTGACAGAGAGAATGAACTTGCATACTTATGAACTAGTGAACTGGAGGAAATGTTCCTTTCCAGGTCAGTCTGCGCTCATCTGGAAGCAGAACTGGGCAGCTGGTGGTCCCTTGCTCAGTGGGCAGTGAGGCACTGAAGGGATCCTGTTCTCCAAGAGAGTATGACCTTGTGGCCTTGACCTgctccctctccctgcctcccaccagcTCTCTGCCCCGTGTCACCCAGCTCAGGGCCATGTCACCCTATGGGAATGGAAACCTCTCAGTGATGCCTCTGCAGGATTTCATGTTGGATGGATTTGCAGGTGGCCCACAGACCCAGGCCCTGCTCTTTGCTCTGTTCCTGGCCCTGTACGTGGTGGCCATCCTGGGGAACCTCACCATGATCATGCTCATCACCCTGGATGCCCGTCTGCACTCCccaatgtacttcttcctcaagAACCTCTCCTTCCTAGATTTGTGCTACTCATCTGTCATCTATCCCAAAGCCCTGGTCAACTTCCTGTCCTCCTCCAAGGTCATCACCTTTGAGGGATGTGCTACCcagttcttcttcttctccctGCTGGTCACCACTGAGGGATTCCTCTTggcagtgatggcctatgaccgcttcgTGGCCATCTGCAGCCCCCTGCGCTACCCCATCTCCATGCGCCCCTTGGTCTGTGCCCGCCTGGTGCTGGGCTCCTACTGCGGGGGCTGCCTCAACTCCATCCTACAGACCAGCTTCACATTCAGCCTCCCGTTCTGCAGCTCCAACCGCATCGaccacttcttctgtgatgtGCCGCCTCTGCTCAAGCTTGCCTGTGCTGACATTACCATCAATGAGCTGGTCATGTTTGCCATCTCTGGCCTCATCATTGTGGGCACCATACTCGTGGTCCTCATCTCCTATGGCTATATCACAGGAACCATCCTGAGGATGCGGTCAGGAGGAGGGAGACACAAGCTCTTCTCCACCTGCGGCTCCCACATGACAGCCGTGTCCCTCTTTTATGGAACACTTTTTGTCATGTATGCCCAGCCGGGAGCTGTGGAGTCCATGGAGCAGGGCAAGGTGGTCTCTGTCTTCTACACCCTGGTCATCCCGATGCTCAACCCCCTCATCTACAGTCTGAGAAACAAGGACGTGAAGGAAGCCCTGCGGAGACTGGGGCAGAGACATACAGCCACGTGAAGCAGGGTGGACAGAGAGACCCAGTGTCCTGAGGGGAGGGCAAGAGGACTTGAGGGGAGGCACTAGGTTTGGTTTAAGGAATTCATTCTTTATTCATCTAATTCATTCTTTCATCCAGCATTTCATTCAACCCTTCCTGGAAGCAAATCATGGGTCACCCATTTCAACTGTGAGAGGCAAAATGGATAATTCATTTTCTTTGCCATCAGATAATTAATGGTTCATGATGACGAAGACCCTAATCTTGAAGCTAGGGTAATATAGTCAGTAGAGTCATGActctcctgctggctcagatggtaaagagtctgcttgcaatgcaggagacctgggtttgacccctggctcaggaagatcccctggagaagggaatggcagcccactccagtattcttgcctggagagttccatggacagaggagacaattcatgggatcacacagagttgggcaAGACTGGTGACTGGCACAACACAGCAGTCATATAAGTGGGATAGGTAGGAGTCATAAAAACAGGCTACGTTCTCTCCCTCAACTCTACATAACAAGACACACTTTGAGGTCTTTACCTTTCCATTCATGGCTGATAGATGAATCTCTTGAGGCTGAATGGTTTACTGACGGGAGCAATTTTGTAGAAATGGGAACCTGAAAGGCAGGCTGTGCCACAGTTAGTCTAGATGaagtcatagaaaaagaaagaggaggaggaggatgaagaaGAGGTcaaggggggagggagagggggagaaggggaggaggaggatgagaaggagagtggagaggaggggaagggggagggactgGAGAAGTTGGGGAGAAGGAGGATGGGGGAGGAACTgaggcagagacacagagaggaagcCCGCCCTCTTAGGTGGGACTTAGAGACATTGAGCCAATCACAGCGTGCATCTTTTTCGATACCAACTAAAATAAATGCCATTTAGAAGCATTTATTACATTTATGAGATAGACGTTCAAGCAGAGGCtgatatttgatgatattaaagaattttatttctttatatattgtggatattcttttcttttagagaTGCATGCTAAAATACTTATAAATGAAACCCTACTTGTCTAATACTTACTTCAAAATAATACAGGCACTATGGGAGTAGGCCAAGGGCTGGACAAGACTGGCCAAGAGCTGATGGCTGTTAAAGCGGGGCGATGAGTAATTGGGGCTCATTACACCATGTGCTCTTCTTCTCGTGTATTTAAAATTTcccatcctcctccccttcctcatcCACATCACGATGATTAGTCAGGATGTGTCTTGGAGTTCATTGTTCTGCAACACCTCCCTCCCAAAAAACACATTGCCAATGGGATTCCTTCTTTAATGCTCTAAGACTCTCTCCTATtctg includes:
- the LOC122677711 gene encoding olfactory receptor 12-like; the protein is MSPYGNGNLSVMPLQDFMLDGFAGGPQTQALLFALFLALYVVAILGNLTMIMLITLDARLHSPMYFFLKNLSFLDLCYSSVIYPKALVNFLSSSKVITFEGCATQFFFFSLLVTTEGFLLAVMAYDRFVAICSPLRYPISMRPLVCARLVLGSYCGGCLNSILQTSFTFSLPFCSSNRIDHFFCDVPPLLKLACADITINELVMFAISGLIIVGTILVVLISYGYITGTILRMRSGGGRHKLFSTCGSHMTAVSLFYGTLFVMYAQPGAVESMEQGKVVSVFYTLVIPMLNPLIYSLRNKDVKEALRRLGQRHTAT